A window from Candidatus Aminicenantes bacterium encodes these proteins:
- the amrS gene encoding AmmeMemoRadiSam system radical SAM enzyme: MKTHQRCSRRSFLKTIGKTALAAPLLLNGPRLAAADAYVPRASEAMYYEKLAGKKVHCRLCPNQCKVADGERGECGVRENRSGVFYTLVYGQPCAVHVDPIEKKPLFHYFPGAQAFSLATAGCNFNCRFCQNWEISQRRPEEVQAINLPPEAVVRQARSQACPIIAYTYSEPVIFFEYMRDIAALGKEKGIPSVMISNGFIEKKPLQELCRSLGAVKVDLKAFTEDFYREQCGGELQPVLDTLLALRDEKIWFEVVVLLIPGLNDDRAEIERMCRWIVQELGAEVPLHFSRFTPMYMLKNIPPTPAETLYMARKIAQGAGIKFCYVGNLLSDAGNTYCPSCGRLLIRRLLYSIENTGLAGNRCRYCKTVIPGVFS, translated from the coding sequence ATGAAAACCCATCAGCGCTGCAGCCGCCGATCTTTCCTGAAAACCATCGGTAAAACCGCGCTGGCCGCGCCGCTCCTGCTCAACGGGCCGCGCCTCGCGGCCGCCGATGCCTATGTCCCCAGGGCCAGCGAGGCCATGTATTACGAGAAGCTGGCCGGGAAAAAAGTTCACTGCCGGCTCTGCCCCAACCAATGCAAGGTGGCCGACGGGGAAAGGGGTGAGTGCGGCGTGCGCGAGAACCGTTCCGGCGTCTTCTATACTCTGGTTTACGGCCAGCCGTGCGCCGTCCACGTCGACCCGATCGAAAAAAAGCCGCTGTTTCACTATTTCCCGGGCGCCCAGGCGTTCTCCCTGGCCACGGCCGGCTGCAACTTCAACTGCCGTTTCTGCCAGAATTGGGAAATTTCCCAGCGCCGCCCCGAGGAGGTCCAGGCCATCAACCTGCCGCCCGAAGCGGTGGTCCGCCAGGCCCGGAGCCAGGCGTGCCCGATCATCGCCTACACCTACAGTGAACCGGTGATCTTTTTCGAATACATGCGCGATATCGCCGCGCTGGGCAAGGAGAAAGGCATCCCCAGCGTCATGATCTCCAACGGCTTTATCGAGAAAAAACCGCTGCAGGAGCTCTGCCGTTCGCTGGGCGCGGTCAAGGTCGACCTCAAGGCGTTCACGGAGGATTTTTACCGCGAGCAGTGCGGCGGCGAGCTGCAGCCGGTGCTCGACACCCTGCTCGCCCTGCGCGACGAGAAAATCTGGTTCGAGGTCGTGGTGCTGCTCATCCCGGGCTTGAACGACGACCGCGCCGAGATCGAGCGCATGTGCCGCTGGATCGTGCAGGAACTGGGGGCTGAGGTGCCCTTGCATTTTTCCCGTTTCACCCCCATGTACATGCTCAAGAACATCCCGCCCACTCCCGCCGAGACGCTTTACATGGCCCGCAAGATCGCTCAGGGCGCCGGGATCAAGTTCTGCTATGTCGGCAACCTGCTCTCCGACGCCGGCAACACCTATTGCCCGAGCTGCGGCAGGCTGCTGATCCGCCGCCTGCTGTACAGCATCGAGAATACGGGACTGGCCGGCAACCGCTGCCGTTACTGCAAGACCGTCATCCCTGGGGTGTTTTCCTAA
- a CDS encoding carboxylase: MAEKILIRDLTLRDGQQSQFATRMNQAQVDRLLPLYRKACFYAMEVWGGAVPDSVMRYLNENPWGRLEKIKAAVGSVSKLTALSRGRNLFGYNPYPDNVIEGFCRNAVRSGIDIMRIFDALNDIDNMKSTIRYVKENKGIADCAVCYTVDPKFSIAERAKALLRGKPLPGKIFGVDYFVAKAEQLAYLGADMITIKDMAGLIDPKTSGELIRALKTNVGIPVDLHTHCTPGFGLASVLMAMVNGVDIVDTVILNFSGGPAAPAFELVQVFADKLGLETGVEREAVAAINKILLDVRNELSQFDQYKLVPRPFDIAVDKLPEQIDLIFDRAIVAAREERIAELLRHTQAIESYFNFPPPDDIVRVAQIPGGMYTNMLAQLQQAKLGHLKDKVLQTVPRVRFDAGVPPLVTPTSQIVGVQAVNCVIDAANGRPFYTSTSTQFVNLVKGSYGKTPVKVDPAFRLKIAGTRTETPYDTSTYRKQENPVLDEFGGVRLAANEKEELLLELFPTVAHTFLKNLREKEYRDNPAKTPKKEELSAADKMWESLAEYA, translated from the coding sequence ATGGCTGAAAAAATATTGATCCGTGATCTGACCCTGCGCGACGGGCAGCAGTCGCAGTTCGCCACGCGCATGAACCAGGCCCAGGTGGACCGCCTCCTCCCCCTTTACCGGAAAGCCTGCTTCTACGCCATGGAGGTCTGGGGCGGCGCCGTCCCCGACTCGGTCATGCGCTACCTCAACGAGAACCCCTGGGGGCGGCTGGAGAAGATCAAGGCAGCCGTCGGCTCCGTTTCCAAGCTCACCGCCCTGTCGCGCGGCCGCAACCTCTTCGGCTACAACCCCTACCCGGACAACGTCATCGAGGGCTTCTGCCGCAACGCCGTGCGCTCGGGCATCGACATCATGCGCATTTTCGACGCCTTGAACGATATCGACAACATGAAGTCGACCATCCGTTACGTCAAGGAGAACAAGGGCATCGCCGACTGCGCCGTGTGCTACACCGTCGACCCGAAGTTCTCCATCGCTGAGCGGGCCAAGGCGCTCCTGCGCGGCAAACCCCTGCCCGGGAAGATCTTCGGCGTCGACTATTTCGTCGCCAAGGCCGAGCAGCTGGCCTACCTGGGCGCCGACATGATCACCATCAAGGACATGGCCGGGCTCATTGACCCGAAAACGTCGGGAGAACTGATCCGCGCCCTGAAAACGAATGTGGGCATACCCGTCGACCTGCACACCCACTGCACGCCGGGTTTCGGACTGGCCTCGGTGCTGATGGCCATGGTCAACGGCGTGGACATCGTCGACACCGTCATCCTGAACTTCTCGGGCGGCCCGGCGGCGCCGGCCTTCGAGCTCGTGCAGGTTTTCGCCGACAAGCTCGGCCTGGAGACCGGGGTCGAGCGCGAAGCGGTCGCGGCCATCAACAAAATCCTTCTGGACGTGCGCAACGAGCTGTCCCAGTTCGACCAGTACAAGCTGGTTCCCCGCCCCTTCGATATCGCCGTCGACAAGCTCCCCGAACAGATCGACCTCATCTTCGACCGGGCCATTGTTGCGGCCAGGGAGGAACGCATCGCCGAGCTCCTGCGCCATACCCAGGCCATCGAGAGCTATTTCAATTTTCCCCCGCCCGACGACATCGTGCGCGTGGCCCAGATCCCCGGCGGCATGTACACCAACATGCTGGCCCAGCTGCAGCAGGCCAAACTGGGGCACCTGAAGGACAAAGTGCTGCAGACGGTGCCGCGCGTACGGTTCGACGCCGGCGTCCCACCCCTGGTCACGCCAACCAGCCAGATCGTCGGCGTGCAGGCGGTCAACTGCGTCATCGACGCGGCCAACGGCAGGCCCTTCTACACCTCCACCTCGACCCAGTTCGTCAACCTGGTCAAGGGGAGCTACGGCAAAACGCCGGTCAAGGTCGACCCCGCCTTCCGCTTGAAGATCGCCGGCACCCGCACGGAGACCCCCTACGACACCTCCACGTACCGCAAGCAGGAAAACCCGGTACTCGATGAGTTCGGCGGCGTTCGCCTGGCCGCGAATGAAAAAGAGGAGCTGCTGCTCGAGCTCTTTCCCACCGTGGCCCATACCTTTTTGAAAAACTTGCGCGAGAAAGAGTACCGGGACAATCCGGCCAAGACTCCCAAGAAAGAGGAGCTGAGCGCCGCCGACAAGATGTGGGAGAGTCTGGCGGAGTACGCCTGA